The Hymenobacter sp. DG25A nucleotide sequence GCCCAGCGCCGCCGCCTCCTTCACGGTAGTGGCCGTGTGCTTGAAGGAGTGATAAACGAGCTGTTTGGGTAGCTTCTCCTCAAAAAAGACTTCGATGAATTTCTTGGCCTTTTTGACGATTTCAGTTTTAGCTACACTTATGGTTTCAGAAGCTTCCATGGAACGATGGCGGGAACGGCGGCTGGCCGCATAAAAAAGGTGAGAGGGCGCCGCTAATTAAAGTAAAACGCGAAAAGGGCAGAGAGGTTATCCTAGGGCTGCCTGAACCGTGGGGCGCTGCTTTGCGTAGGGCTGCGCATACATCTTTCCCAACGCCGGGCCCGTCCGGAACGTATCGGGAAATTACGCTGCTTTTGCTACAAGATAAGAAGCAGTAGCCTCCTCACCAGTAACGGCCCTCCTGATAGGGGCCGCTTCCACCATCGTATGAGAATTTTTTCCGCGTTTAGTTGCCTGCTGCTTGTGCTGCTGGGCAGCGCGTTGCCTGCATCGGCCCAGAAAGTCCAGGTGCCCCACCCAGAGCGCCCCAACTACCGGGGCATAGGCAAGGACTGGAAAAAGCAAACCCCGCCCGATAGCGCCCACGTGCGCTACACTATCTTTCTAATTGGCGACGTAGGTGCCCCCGCCCTGGACTCGGCCGGGGAGCCTTCCCTGAACTTTATGCGCCGGCAGATGCTGGCCGCCGGCTCCAAAAGCACCACTATTTTCCTGGGCGACAATATTTACGAGTACGGCATGCCCGATACCCGCGCCTACGACCGCAAAACCGCGGAGCGGCGCATTACGGCGCAGCTGAATACCATGCGCAATTACGCCGGGGAGAAGTACATGATTCCCGGCAACCACGACTGGAAACAGGGCCTGAACGGCAGCGTAGAGCAGGTAAACCGCGAGCAGCAGTTTGTGGAGGAGTTCATGACCCGCGACTCGGCGGCGTTTGCCTATACCGGCGACTTTTTCATTCCGCGCGATGCCTGCCCCGGCCCGTTTGAGGTGCGCCTGCAGGATGACATTGTGATGATTGCCATCAACTCCCAGTGGTTTCTGCAAACCGATGAGCGGCCTTATGGCGGCAACAGCGGTTGCGGCGTAGCCGATGAAACCGACTTTTTTACGCAGCTGGAGGATATTATTCAGCACAACGCTGGCAAGAACATTATGGTGGTGGCCCACCACCCCCTGTTTTCTGATGGTATTCACGGCGGCTACTTCACCCTGGCCGACCACTTCTTTCCGCTGTCCATCGTCTATAAATACGCTTTCCTGCCTTTGCCCATCATCGGCTCCATCTACCCGTTTGCGCGCAAGTACGGCGGGGTAAGCCAGGATATTCCGCACCCGATGTACCAGAAGTACAAAGACGGCCTGATGGAGATTTTCAATAAGTACCCCAATGTGGTGTACGCCGCCGGCCACGAGCATAACCTGCAGTACTTCACAGAGGGCAACCTGCACCACATTGTGAGCGGCTCGGGCTGCAAAACCCAGCACGTGAAGCCCGGCCCGGGCGGCAATGCGCTGTTCTCGGATAAGGAGAAAGGCTTTGCCCGCGTGAACTACTATGACAACGGTGAAGTGTGGGTGGAGTATTATATCCCCGAAGACCGGGGCGAAAAAGGTCGCCTGGTGTTCCGCACCCCCATGTATGCCCAGCAAACGGCCGAGCTGACCCAGCTGCAGGAGCGGGAGCAGCTGCAGCGCCCCCCGTTTGGCGATAGTACCATTACCCTGGCCATAAACCCGCGCTATGCCAAGCGTGGCGCCCTGCACCGCGCCCTTTTCGGCGACCATTACCGCGCCGAGTGGTCTACCCCGGTAGAGTTTCCGGTGCTGGATATGGCCACCGAGCGGGGCGGCCTGATGCCCTACAAAGTGGGCGGGGGCAAACAAACCTCCTCTCTGAAGGTGCGCAACGAGGAAGGCCGCAACTATACCCTGCGCGGGCTTAACAAAGACCCCGCCGCCGTACTGCCCGAAGCCCTGCGTGAAACCGCGGCCCGGGACATTCTGCAGGACCAAATTTCGGCGCAGCACCCCTATGCCGCCTTTGTAATTCCGCCGCTGGCCGAGGCGGCGGGTATTCTGCATACCAATCCCAAGCCCGTGTACATCCCCCGCGACCCCCTGCTGGGCCAGTACGTAGACCGGTTTGCCGATACCCCGGCCATGATTGAGGAAGATGCCAAGGATGACCAGAGCAATGTGGAATCCCTCGGCAATGCCACCAACCTGGTGGGCACCGACAAGGTGCTGGAGCGCCTGGAGGACGACAACGACAACCGCGTAAATGAAAAAGACTTTGCCCGCTCGCGCCTCTTCGATATGTGGATTGGCGACTGGGACCGGCACGAAGACCAGTGGCGCTGGGCCGAGCGCAAGGACGCAGACGGGGACCGGAAATTTACCGCCGTGCCAGAAGACCGGGACATTGCCTTTTTCAAGGGCGACGGATTTCTGCCCTGGGTAGCCAGCCGCAAGTGGGCCATCCGCAACTTCCAGAACTTCGGAAAGGACTACGCCGACTACAAAGGCCTGAACCTGACCGCCCTGGCCAACGACCGCACCTTCCTGGCCTCGGTCAGCAAGGATAAGTGGGTGGAAATAGCCGAGGATATGAAGCGCGACCTGACCGATGCCATCATCGACAGCGCGCTGCGGGCCAACTGGGCGCCCCAGATTTACGCCCTGCACGGCCCCGAAATTGCGGCCAAGCTGAAAAGCCGCCGCGACCTGCTGCCCCAACTGGCCGCCGACTATTACGGTGTGCTGAATGAGGTGGTGGAAGTGAAAGGCAGCCGCAAGCGGGAGCAGTTTGATGTAGTGCGCCTCCCCGACAACAAGACCCGCGTCACCGTCACCAAAATCAACAAGGAGGGCAAGCGCACCAAAACCCTGTTCGATAAAACGTTTGACCCCAGCGTTACCAAGGATATTCGCCTCTATGGCTTTGCCGGGCACGATGTGTACCACGTTACCGGGGAGTCGAAAAAAGGCCCCTTGCTGCGCATTATTGGCGGCACTGAGGCCGACACCATCACCGATAATTCCCGCGTGGGCGGCTGGCGCCACCGCACACTGGTGTACGATGCCGATACCAGCAACATTATTACAGCCGGCAAGGAAACACGCCTGCACCTGGAGCCCGGCACAGAGGTGAGCCGCTACGACCACCCCAACCGCACCGACCGCAAAGACTACCGCCTGCCTTACTTCGGTCCGGCCGTGTATTTCGGGTATAATATTGATGATGGTCTGTTTGTAGGCGGTGGCGGCACGCTGCGCACCTACGGCTTCCGCCGCTCTCCCTTTGCCACGGAGCAAACGCTGGTAGCCAACTACGCGCCCAGCCGCCAGGCGTATAACGTGCGCTACAACGGGGCCTTCACGGATGTGGTAGGGAAGTTTGATCTGAAGATCAACTCCCAGTTTTATGGCCCTCAGCTGCTGTATAACTACTTCGGCTCGGGCAACAATACCCGTAACGTGCTGGCGGAGCGGGGCGATGACAACCGCGTCACCAACCGCGACATCAACGACAACTACCGCATCCGCTTCTCGCGCTTTTACTTCTCGCCAGTGCTGGAAAAGGATGTTTTCAGCTTTCTGAAGGCAGGCATCGGGCCGCAGTACGACCAGTGGCGCATCTCCAAGCAAGACCTGGGCCAGCAGATTCTCAGCGGCCTTGATGAGCAGGGCAACGGTGCCACTGGGGCCGCCACCGGCATCCGCGCCTCTGACTTCCAGCTGAACCGCTACCTGGGCGGGCGCGTGTATGTTAACCTGGACGCCGCCAGCTCCCCCAAAAACCCCCGTATTGGATTGCGCTGGTACAACTCTGCGGAGTTTAACCGCCAGCTGAACGGGGAGAAGCTGCAGTACACCCGCCTGGCTTCCGAAGCCCGGTTCTACCTCAGCCCCAACTTTCCGTTCCAGCTTACCTGGGCCGGCCGTCTGGGCATCAGTCATAACATCGGCGACTACCGCTTCTACCAAGCCAACACCCTAGGCGGCACCACCAACCTGCGTGGCTACCGCCGCACGCGCTACGCTGGCCGCACCTCGTTGTATGGCAATGGCGAGGTGCGGGTGCAGCTTTTCACCTTCAATGCCTACCTGGTGCCCGGCAAGTTTGGCGTGCTGGGCCTGGCCGATGCGGCCCGCGTATTTACCACGCAGGACACGCGCACCGGTCTGCAGGCCTTCCATACGGCTGTGGGCGGCGGTATCTGGGTGGATGTGCTGAAGCAGGCTGTGATAAATGCTACGTACTCTGTGGGCGAGGAAAATCTGGTGTTTGTCGGCTTCGATTTCCTGTTCTAAACCCTGGCCTTTGCCGACTTGGATCCGTAAGTGGCTTATGTACTTTTCTTATTGTTTATGATGTCCTACTTTATTCCACAATGTCGTCTGTCTGCTGCACTCCTAACGGCCGGCCTGCTGGCCCTGGCTCCGCTGGCAATGGCGCAGGTGTACCCACCACCCGCCCCCATGAAGGGTGATACGGTCGTGGACGACCAGGTGGGGAAGAACCGGGAGTTTGCCGTGCCTTCGGTGGTGGGCATGGGCCCCAGTAAGGGCCTGGTGCTGCATTATGAGCGGCTAAGCAATTTCAACATCAAATCGGAGCTGCGCGACCGGGAGCCGCAGGGCGAGGCCAGCACTACCGTTACCAAGAATGCCCGGGCCTTTGTGAAAGCCTACGCGCCCCTCTGGAACCATCCGCATCTGAAGGTGATTCTGGGCGTAAACTACGACCGTGAGGAGTTTAACTTCAAAGACCCCAACGCTTCCGTGCTGTACCGCAACCTGGAAGACAAGGGCCTGAAAACCATTGGTACGCAGCTGGCCGTTATCAGGCCCGTAGATG carries:
- a CDS encoding metallophosphoesterase, whose translation is MRIFSAFSCLLLVLLGSALPASAQKVQVPHPERPNYRGIGKDWKKQTPPDSAHVRYTIFLIGDVGAPALDSAGEPSLNFMRRQMLAAGSKSTTIFLGDNIYEYGMPDTRAYDRKTAERRITAQLNTMRNYAGEKYMIPGNHDWKQGLNGSVEQVNREQQFVEEFMTRDSAAFAYTGDFFIPRDACPGPFEVRLQDDIVMIAINSQWFLQTDERPYGGNSGCGVADETDFFTQLEDIIQHNAGKNIMVVAHHPLFSDGIHGGYFTLADHFFPLSIVYKYAFLPLPIIGSIYPFARKYGGVSQDIPHPMYQKYKDGLMEIFNKYPNVVYAAGHEHNLQYFTEGNLHHIVSGSGCKTQHVKPGPGGNALFSDKEKGFARVNYYDNGEVWVEYYIPEDRGEKGRLVFRTPMYAQQTAELTQLQEREQLQRPPFGDSTITLAINPRYAKRGALHRALFGDHYRAEWSTPVEFPVLDMATERGGLMPYKVGGGKQTSSLKVRNEEGRNYTLRGLNKDPAAVLPEALRETAARDILQDQISAQHPYAAFVIPPLAEAAGILHTNPKPVYIPRDPLLGQYVDRFADTPAMIEEDAKDDQSNVESLGNATNLVGTDKVLERLEDDNDNRVNEKDFARSRLFDMWIGDWDRHEDQWRWAERKDADGDRKFTAVPEDRDIAFFKGDGFLPWVASRKWAIRNFQNFGKDYADYKGLNLTALANDRTFLASVSKDKWVEIAEDMKRDLTDAIIDSALRANWAPQIYALHGPEIAAKLKSRRDLLPQLAADYYGVLNEVVEVKGSRKREQFDVVRLPDNKTRVTVTKINKEGKRTKTLFDKTFDPSVTKDIRLYGFAGHDVYHVTGESKKGPLLRIIGGTEADTITDNSRVGGWRHRTLVYDADTSNIITAGKETRLHLEPGTEVSRYDHPNRTDRKDYRLPYFGPAVYFGYNIDDGLFVGGGGTLRTYGFRRSPFATEQTLVANYAPSRQAYNVRYNGAFTDVVGKFDLKINSQFYGPQLLYNYFGSGNNTRNVLAERGDDNRVTNRDINDNYRIRFSRFYFSPVLEKDVFSFLKAGIGPQYDQWRISKQDLGQQILSGLDEQGNGATGAATGIRASDFQLNRYLGGRVYVNLDAASSPKNPRIGLRWYNSAEFNRQLNGEKLQYTRLASEARFYLSPNFPFQLTWAGRLGISHNIGDYRFYQANTLGGTTNLRGYRRTRYAGRTSLYGNGEVRVQLFTFNAYLVPGKFGVLGLADAARVFTTQDTRTGLQAFHTAVGGGIWVDVLKQAVINATYSVGEENLVFVGFDFLF